A single window of Enoplosus armatus isolate fEnoArm2 chromosome 22, fEnoArm2.hap1, whole genome shotgun sequence DNA harbors:
- the igf1 gene encoding insulin-like growth factor I, with amino-acid sequence MSSALSFQWHLCDVFKSAMCCISCSHTLSLLLCVLTLTPTATGAGPETLCGAELVDTLQFVCGERGFYFSKPTGYGPNARRSRGIVDECCFQSCELRRLEMYCAPAKTSKAARSVRAQRHTDMPRAPKEVHQKNSSRGNTGGRNYRM; translated from the exons ATGTCTAGCGCTCTTTCCTTTCAGTGGCATTTATGTGATGTCTTCAAG AGTGCGATGTGCTGTATCTCCTGTAGCCACACCCTCTCACTACTGCTGTGCGTCCTCACCCTGACTCCGACGGCAACAGGGGCGGGACCAGAGACCCTGTGCGGGGCGGAGCTGGTCGACAcgctgcagtttgtgtgtggagagagaggcttttatttca GTAAACCAACAGGCTATGGCCCCAATGCGCGGCGATCACGTGGCATTGTGGACGAGTGCTGCTTCCAAAGCTGTGAGCTGCGGCGCCTGGAGATGTACTGTGCACCTGCCAAGACTAGCAAGGCTGCTCGCTCTGTGCGGGCACAGCGCCACACAGACATGCCGAGAGCACCTAAG GAAGTGCATCAGAAAAACTCAAGTCGAGGCAACACGGGGGGCAGAAATTACAGAATGTAG
- the pmch gene encoding pro-MCH, with protein MMSVYSVLYTLVLFSELSSHFVTTAMPATKVEDGLAEQEGLGLLLGDEPMTDPAVVPPAYRQSRVLDNIVRDEDGSPRIIIVSDMRLKGHSIRGLDQDFTRSLPLLTERSLSHIPAERSLKMNRRNTDLDMLRCMIGRVYRPCWEV; from the exons ATGATGTCTGTTTACTCTGTCCTGTATACTCTGGTGCTGTTCTCTGAGCTGAGCAGCCACTTTGTCACCACAGCCATGCCTGCAACTAAAGTAGAAGACGGCTTAGCAGAGCAAGAAGGCCTGGGTTTGTTACTGGGGGACGAGCCCATGACTGATCCTGCTGTGGTTCCTCCAGCGTACAGACAAAGCCGTGTGCTGGACAACATCGTGAGGGATGAAGATGGAAGCCCTAGAATCATCATCGTCTCG GACATGAGGCTGAAAGGACACAGTATTCGTGGCCTGGACCAGGACTTCACCCGGAGCCTTCCTCTGCTCACAGAGCGAAGCTTGAGCCACATTCCTGCCGAGCgcagtttgaaaatgaatcGCAGAAACACCGACCTGGACA TGCTGCGGTGTATGATAGGACGAGTGTACCGACCCTGCTGGGAGGTATAA
- the parpbp gene encoding PCNA-interacting partner produces MEALGDRLKVMVKVFRRGCHRVLQSERTTIHGADGMLMVLQLAMAEINKQHGGEFKVALSDVLMAWKHLLLDKLHLPPPNFVRLENYDLILEAYESFLKSSNTVDLVDILSMYKQLKLVDSAQEEPVSPIQLFEFLSGNMEVSELPDSTVPSTPSSKSRPYSSQVKMAVRRVFCCYLNLLVNSKNDMALALTLDVPSRALGRQAFTDVKHAARNSKTSLFLAVTSFVRAIQLGGKGYAPAESDPLRKHVKGLSDFVQFVDNLEEILGEIPDPSVCGARLVTAIRAVLVKGRSSGDEVYAAAEETTKELKERICQLHQIQKRSANGSGTGISPARPKAYAVNHATAYGGRDTVKVLMALLDEEALTPLCENKADLLSEDQPVLSGAEGTCVLVLFRSPEVSTGCSPEPLKNRVQSRLDLLKPKAREGIRSQFACTYKDEELPLNRVLEFPSTSQVPTCVHPAPKPKTIPAVEETTTAKPASECPNREHSVVQRGAALSQRSENAQNRGAGPGSRRKTGIQMQSKGNKRKQVDSDRHGGSENEPPQKKQPTSVSVKMPGKTVSKASSKKKLIAGQGKLTSFFRV; encoded by the exons ATGGAGGCTTTAGGAGACCGTCTAAAGGTGATGGTTAAAGTCTTCAGGAGAGGGTGCCACAGGGTTTTACAGTCTGAGAGGACCACCATTCATGGAGCTGATGGCATGTTGATGGTGCTGCAGCTGGCCATGGCAGAAATTAATAAGCAG CACGGCGGAGAGTTCAAAGTGGCTCTGAGTGATGTCCTGATGGCCTGGAAACACTTACTGTTAGACAAACTTCACCTGCCACCCCCCAACTTTGTACGCTTGGAGAACTATGATCTCATCCTGGAGGCATACGAATCCTTCCTGAAAAGCTCCAACACTGTGGACCTGGTTGATATCCTCTCCATGTACAAACAGCTGAAACTCGTGGACTCGGCCCAAGAGGAGCCTGTGAGCCCG ATCCAGCTGTTTGAGTTCTTATCAGGCAACATGGAGGTCTCAGAGTTGCCAGACTCCACAGTCCCGTCAACACCGTCTAGTAAAAGCAGGCCCTACAGCTCACAG GTGAAAATGGCAGTGAGAAGGGTTTTCTGCTGCTATCTGAATTTGCTTGTGAACTCCAAGAACGACATGGCCTTGGCGCTGACCCTTGACGTCCCTAGTCGCGCTCTTGGACGACAGGCATTTACTGACGTAAAGCACGCCGCACGCAACAGCAAAACTTCTCTCTTCTTG GCAGTCACATCTTTTGTGAGGGCCATCCAGCTCGGAGGGAAGGGCTACGCTCCAGCTGAGTCTGACCCGCTGAGGAAACATGTGAAAGGCCTGTCGGACTTTGTCCAGTTTGTAGACAACCTGGAAGAAATCCTGGGGGAGATTCCTGACCCAAG TGTATGTGGAGCCCGGCTGGTGACCGCCATCAGGGCAGTGCTGGTGAAGGGACGCAGCAGTGGAGATGAAGTGTACGCTGCAGCCGAAGAGACGACAaaggagctgaaggagaggaTCTGCCAGCTACACCAGATCCAGAAACGGTCTGCTAATGGAAGCGGGACTGGGATAAGCCCTGCCAGG CCAAAGGCTTACGCAGTCAATCACGCCACGGCATACGGAGGTCGGGACACTGTGAAGGTGCTGATGGCTCTGCTGGATGAAGAAGCTCTGACTCCTCTGTGTGAGAACAAGGCAGACCTGCTCTCTGAGGACCAGCCTGTCCTCAGTGGAGCCGAAGGGACCTGCGTCCTCGTGTTGTTCAG ATCCCCTGAAGTGTCTACTGGATGTTCTCCAGAACCTCTAAAGAACAGAGTCCAGAGCCGACTAGACCTGCTCAAACCCAAG GCCAGAGAGGGCATTCGATCCCAGTTTGCGTGCACATACAAAGATGAAGAACTGCCACTGAACCGTGTGCTGGAGTTCCCAAGCACCAGCCAGGTCCCTACCTGTGTGCACCCAGCACCCAAACCAAAGACCATCCCAGCTGTGGAGGAGACGACCACAG CCAAGCCTGCCTCTGAATGTCCAAACAGGGAGCATAGCGTTGTGCAGCGGGGGGCTGCTCTCAGCCAAAGAAGTGAAAATGCCCAAAACAGAGGTGCGGGCCCGGGCAGTAGAAGGAAAACTGGCATCCAGATGCAGAGCAAGGGCAACAAGAGGAAGCAGGTGGATTCTGACCGACATGGAGGATCAGAGAATGAGCCTCCACAGAAGAAACAGCCCACGAGTGTCTCAGTCAAAATGCCTGGCAAGACTGTCAGCAAGGCCTCAAGTAAGAAGAAGCTGATAGCCGGGCAGGGGAAGCTAACCAGCTTCTTCAGAGTCTAA